A section of the Ruania halotolerans genome encodes:
- a CDS encoding ParB/RepB/Spo0J family partition protein, with protein MTERRRGLGRGLGALIPTGAGGGQRPVDVFFPEQERGSQAEQESATAADPAVNEDSATAATEPAETAQTTATAAVMAPDAAPATDGGHSDVPLSASERLLAELEAESAVPESGPADSGRTATVSVPAGTEGVDESHLAAANGDARAPGDAAAATERSADEDGLVAVPGARFAEVPVDSISPNASQPRQIFDDDDLNELASSIREVGVLQPVVVRPSGTDTEGQSTYELIMGERRWRASRLAGNATVPAIIRDTAQDDMLRDALLENLHRVQLNPLEEAAAYQQLLEDFHCTHDELATRIARSRPQISNTLRLLKLPPLVQRRVAAGVLSAGHARALLGLGDGAAMERLAQRIVAEGLSVRATEEIVTIGEEALQPEMRRRPRAGGHSAALGELASRMSDKLDTKVKVNLGQRKGHVSIEFASVQDLNRILSILDPNEPGILRDGAPEEE; from the coding sequence ATGACCGAACGACGCCGCGGCCTAGGTCGGGGGTTGGGTGCATTGATCCCGACTGGAGCGGGCGGTGGTCAGCGACCGGTCGACGTCTTCTTTCCCGAGCAGGAGCGCGGCTCGCAAGCGGAACAGGAGAGCGCAACAGCCGCCGATCCTGCCGTGAACGAAGACTCGGCGACTGCGGCGACCGAGCCCGCTGAGACGGCACAGACGACGGCGACGGCGGCAGTCATGGCACCGGACGCCGCTCCGGCCACCGACGGCGGTCATTCGGATGTGCCGTTGAGCGCGAGCGAACGCCTCCTGGCCGAACTCGAAGCGGAGTCCGCGGTGCCCGAGTCCGGCCCAGCCGACTCAGGACGAACTGCCACGGTGAGTGTCCCGGCGGGTACCGAAGGTGTCGATGAGAGCCACCTAGCTGCCGCGAACGGGGACGCCCGCGCCCCAGGGGACGCTGCAGCCGCCACGGAGCGTTCTGCGGACGAGGACGGGCTCGTGGCTGTGCCCGGTGCTCGCTTCGCCGAGGTGCCGGTGGATTCGATCAGCCCGAATGCGAGCCAGCCTCGGCAGATCTTCGACGACGACGACCTGAACGAGCTCGCCAGCTCGATCCGTGAGGTCGGTGTGCTTCAGCCCGTGGTGGTGCGCCCCTCGGGCACCGACACTGAGGGCCAGAGCACCTATGAACTCATCATGGGCGAACGCCGCTGGCGCGCTTCCCGCCTGGCGGGTAACGCCACAGTGCCGGCGATCATCCGCGACACGGCCCAGGATGACATGCTCCGGGATGCGCTCCTGGAGAACCTGCACCGTGTTCAGCTCAACCCACTCGAAGAGGCAGCTGCCTACCAGCAGCTTCTCGAGGATTTCCATTGCACCCATGATGAGCTCGCTACCAGGATCGCCCGCTCACGCCCACAGATCAGCAATACGCTGCGCCTGCTCAAACTTCCCCCGCTCGTGCAACGGCGAGTGGCCGCCGGGGTCCTCAGCGCCGGTCACGCACGGGCTCTCCTCGGGCTGGGTGACGGTGCGGCGATGGAACGCCTCGCTCAGCGAATCGTGGCCGAAGGCCTGAGCGTACGAGCCACCGAAGAGATCGTCACGATCGGGGAGGAGGCGCTGCAACCGGAGATGCGCCGCCGCCCGCGAGCGGGCGGGCATTCCGCCGCACTCGGTGAACTCGCGAGCCGCATGTCGGACAAGCTCGATACCAAGGTTAAGGTCAACCTTGGGCAAAGAAAAGGTCATGTGAGCATCGAGTTTGCGAGCGTGCAGGATCTGAATCGCATCCTGAGCATCCTTGACCCGAACG